The following are encoded in a window of Mycobacterium sp. ELW1 genomic DNA:
- a CDS encoding AraC family transcriptional regulator, protein MPSPMAPVWDVARSSAPGRHILETAVHHGLNPEICLSGTGLTSQGLRDPTSEMHASQELTMIRNLIGRLGDQPGLGTETGARYTFADMGILGYALISSPTVGDAIDVACRYAALSTVYLSLAAPELNNTEAVIGLDNAQVPPDVRRFLLERDFAMFLQILPPLMRGVDAPIAMRLEVADLQLPASLVEIDNVTVTVENAVRNALIVPADLVSQPMPAPDPQTAAICIRQCEELLNRRRTRRGISAWVRMRMIQDSTQIPSMATIARELCITDRTLHRHLAGEGTSYRALADEVRAALAAELLSSGLTVEETARRLGYSETAAFTRAHIRWNGRPPSESKRRGRSTAQT, encoded by the coding sequence ATGCCTAGTCCGATGGCCCCGGTGTGGGACGTGGCGCGCTCCTCGGCGCCGGGTCGACACATCTTGGAGACCGCGGTACACCACGGCCTCAATCCTGAAATCTGTTTGTCTGGAACAGGACTCACGTCGCAGGGGTTGAGGGACCCGACCAGCGAGATGCATGCGAGTCAGGAACTGACGATGATTCGCAACCTGATCGGCCGACTCGGCGATCAACCGGGACTGGGTACGGAAACCGGTGCGCGCTACACCTTCGCCGACATGGGCATTCTGGGTTATGCACTGATTTCGAGTCCAACCGTTGGGGACGCGATAGACGTCGCCTGCCGGTACGCCGCACTCAGTACCGTCTACCTGAGTCTGGCCGCACCAGAACTCAACAACACCGAAGCGGTCATCGGTCTTGATAACGCCCAGGTTCCTCCCGATGTGCGGAGGTTTCTGCTCGAACGCGATTTTGCAATGTTCCTGCAGATCTTGCCGCCGCTCATGCGTGGCGTTGACGCGCCGATCGCGATGCGACTGGAGGTGGCGGATCTGCAGCTGCCGGCAAGTCTGGTGGAGATCGACAACGTGACGGTCACTGTGGAGAACGCGGTGCGCAACGCCCTGATTGTCCCCGCTGATCTGGTGAGCCAACCGATGCCCGCGCCAGATCCCCAGACTGCGGCGATCTGTATCCGCCAGTGCGAGGAGTTATTGAACCGTCGACGAACCCGTCGTGGCATATCAGCCTGGGTGCGGATGCGGATGATCCAAGATTCGACCCAGATCCCATCCATGGCGACCATCGCGAGGGAACTCTGCATCACCGATCGCACGTTGCACCGTCACTTGGCGGGAGAGGGAACCAGCTACCGCGCACTCGCAGACGAGGTTCGCGCAGCGCTGGCCGCCGAGCTGTTGAGTTCGGGACTCACTGTCGAGGAAACTGCACGCCGACTTGGCTATTCGGAGACGGCCGCATTCACTCGAGCCCATATTCGGTGGAATGGGCGCCCACCCAGTGAGTCCAAGCGCCGTGGGCGGTCAACGGCTCAAACGTGA
- a CDS encoding alpha/beta hydrolase, with translation MSPGLGRRRRVRPVLQRVPTTDGVSLAVDLYPCAKPRAAVLLLHGGGQSRHAWDATAQRLHARGYLAAAYDARGHGDSDWDPDGRYDLDRLGGDLLAVRSHAAGGHPVVAIGASLGGLTILGTHLLASPDLWDAVVLVDITPRMEMQGARRVVAFMAAHPDGFADLESAAEVIAAYNPHRSKPSSLDGLRKVLQQRADDRWVWRWDPAFVASNFGFLQGNPDEGAAEFDRMSMVLIDGARQVSAPTLLVRGLLSDVVSEETVNDFVDLVPHARTVDVTDAGHMIAGDDNDAFSEAVIDFLDEVV, from the coding sequence ATGTCCCCCGGGCTCGGCAGGCGGCGCAGGGTAAGACCTGTCCTCCAGCGAGTGCCCACCACCGACGGAGTCTCCTTGGCGGTCGACCTGTATCCGTGCGCGAAGCCGCGGGCAGCCGTATTGCTGCTACACGGAGGAGGCCAAAGCCGTCATGCGTGGGATGCGACAGCGCAGCGCTTACACGCACGCGGCTACCTCGCGGCGGCCTACGATGCGCGCGGACACGGGGATAGTGACTGGGACCCGGATGGCCGCTATGACCTTGATCGACTCGGCGGCGACCTGCTCGCGGTGCGTTCGCACGCGGCAGGTGGGCACCCTGTTGTGGCCATTGGAGCTTCCCTCGGCGGTCTGACGATCCTGGGCACTCACCTACTCGCATCACCTGACCTGTGGGACGCCGTGGTGCTGGTGGACATCACTCCACGCATGGAGATGCAGGGCGCACGGCGCGTCGTCGCATTCATGGCGGCGCACCCCGACGGTTTCGCCGATCTTGAGTCTGCCGCCGAGGTTATCGCCGCGTACAACCCACACAGATCGAAGCCAAGCAGCCTCGACGGACTACGGAAGGTCTTGCAGCAGCGCGCCGACGACCGTTGGGTATGGCGGTGGGATCCGGCCTTTGTGGCGTCGAATTTTGGCTTCCTGCAAGGTAATCCAGATGAGGGCGCAGCGGAGTTCGACCGGATGAGCATGGTGTTGATCGACGGCGCACGGCAGGTATCTGCTCCTACGCTTCTTGTGCGGGGGCTGTTGTCGGACGTGGTGTCGGAGGAGACAGTGAACGACTTCGTCGACCTCGTGCCGCACGCGCGCACGGTGGACGTGACCGACGCTGGTCACATGATCGCTGGAGACGACAACGACGCGTTCTCCGAAGCCGTCATCGATTTCCTCGACGAGGTTGTCTAA
- a CDS encoding cytochrome P450 codes for MSTDLLRPPPRAVLSATRSSVTDLWRPVATGAYRDLRRPRTASAPKSVPRTTFDPTLAENIADPYPELLRIREHPVVVNERLGVWMMGRYEDVHKAVRNNEVFSSRDGIMLRSFVTSAVLTTDPPDHTRLRHLTAPMFSKRSVQTLATDIRALSDEAIRPLRDGDVIDMVAALTIPMPINVIATILGIPHPQWPAFRTVSNKFARLFGPRSVHEVMRYVGSLLQSYVQMRSFIDVEMGRRSSTSADDLLGWLQAAKESGELSDQEAFFYALILLVAGNETTTNLLGMLLVRLAEDREFFLTLKADRSLLRPAVEETARWGSPVQWVTRTATAPYRIGDTVIPKGAKALLFYASANRDPAKFSDPDRFDPHRDTTGHLAFGHGLHFCLGAHLARLEVITAVDHLLDELDGLELAGPVRWGTNPSLRGPVSIPLRVRRGSAS; via the coding sequence ATGTCGACGGATCTTCTACGGCCCCCACCACGCGCGGTGCTTTCTGCAACTCGCAGCTCCGTCACTGATCTGTGGCGTCCGGTTGCGACAGGGGCTTACCGCGATCTACGGCGCCCACGCACTGCATCGGCGCCGAAGTCGGTGCCACGAACCACATTCGATCCGACGCTCGCCGAGAACATCGCCGACCCCTATCCCGAGCTGCTGCGCATTCGTGAGCATCCGGTGGTCGTCAACGAGCGGCTCGGCGTCTGGATGATGGGGCGCTACGAGGACGTGCACAAGGCCGTTCGCAACAATGAGGTGTTCTCGTCGAGGGACGGCATCATGCTGCGGTCGTTTGTCACCAGTGCTGTACTCACCACAGACCCACCCGATCACACCCGCCTGCGGCATCTGACCGCGCCCATGTTCAGCAAGCGTTCGGTACAGACTCTGGCCACAGATATTCGCGCGTTGTCCGATGAGGCGATCAGGCCACTGCGAGACGGCGACGTCATTGACATGGTCGCGGCGCTGACGATCCCCATGCCCATCAACGTCATTGCCACAATCTTGGGTATTCCCCATCCTCAGTGGCCGGCCTTTCGCACCGTATCCAACAAGTTCGCGAGACTATTCGGACCGCGGTCGGTGCACGAGGTCATGCGATACGTCGGTTCGCTACTTCAGTCCTACGTGCAGATGCGCAGCTTCATAGACGTCGAGATGGGCCGGCGGTCCAGCACGTCGGCAGACGATCTCTTGGGTTGGTTGCAGGCAGCCAAAGAATCCGGCGAGCTCAGCGATCAGGAAGCTTTCTTCTACGCGCTCATCCTTCTGGTCGCCGGCAACGAGACCACTACAAACCTGTTGGGCATGCTGCTCGTCAGGCTCGCCGAGGACCGCGAGTTCTTCCTGACGTTGAAAGCCGACCGCAGCCTGCTTCGCCCGGCGGTCGAGGAGACCGCGCGTTGGGGCTCGCCGGTGCAGTGGGTCACCAGAACCGCTACCGCGCCCTATCGGATCGGCGACACGGTAATCCCTAAGGGCGCAAAGGCGTTGCTCTTCTATGCCTCGGCGAACCGAGACCCGGCGAAGTTCAGCGACCCCGATCGGTTCGACCCTCATCGCGACACGACCGGGCACCTGGCATTCGGCCATGGACTTCACTTTTGTCTGGGCGCTCATCTCGCACGACTCGAAGTGATCACAGCGGTGGACCATCTGCTGGACGAACTCGACGGCCTGGAGCTTGCTGGACCCGTGCGCTGGGGTACCAATCCTTCACTGCGAGGACCTGTTTCGATTCCCTTACGCGTCCGGCGAGGAAGCGCTTCCTGA
- a CDS encoding PaaI family thioesterase, whose amino-acid sequence MSANFAAFDAQVANQLKGAALTAGGLAGYLGFRHTDFLAGRLVVEMDARDDLKTPFGSLHGGCLSALVDHCLGVVFYPVIPAGSWVATTEFKLNLLRPVSSGTCVAVAEIISLGKSSGVARIDITNDGRAVCAAQGTVTVVGQKAAS is encoded by the coding sequence ATGTCCGCGAACTTCGCCGCATTCGACGCGCAGGTCGCCAACCAGTTAAAAGGGGCGGCGTTGACGGCCGGCGGCCTGGCTGGCTACTTAGGATTTCGTCATACCGATTTCTTAGCGGGACGCCTCGTCGTCGAGATGGACGCCCGGGACGACTTAAAGACGCCCTTCGGCTCGTTGCACGGTGGCTGTCTGTCGGCGCTCGTTGACCACTGTCTCGGCGTCGTGTTCTATCCCGTCATTCCTGCCGGATCCTGGGTTGCGACCACCGAATTCAAGCTGAACCTACTCCGACCGGTGTCCAGCGGCACGTGCGTCGCGGTAGCCGAGATCATCTCGCTCGGGAAGAGCAGCGGTGTCGCGAGAATCGATATTACCAACGACGGGCGGGCTGTGTGCGCTGCCCAGGGCACTGTGACTGTTGTGGGCCAGAAGGCGGCCTCGTGA
- a CDS encoding MMPL family transporter has translation MADDVHGVGTVSRRVRLADPAASPEYSARLARLAAFTVHHKALVIGGWLAIAVVLALLFPQLETVVRRQSVDLIPRDVPSFQTVDRMSAAFGEQGSKTMLFVAMESPAGLTQQARDRYSRLVERLRADHAHVLLVQDLLADPVMKAQAVSADGKAWFLPVGVAGTLGDPTAAESVQAVRATAQRAFDGSDITVRVTGPPATFSDQIASAEHDLLFISIATAGLIALILLMVYRSLFTALLPLLVIGLSLAVGRGVLSAFGQLGMPVSQFTVAFMTAILLGAGTDYTVFLISRYHEQRRAGTPADLAVIHATASIGRVIFASAATVALAFLAMVFATLSVFAGLGPACAVAVLVGFLATVTLLPPVLALAARRGIGEPKPDRTRRYWNSVAVAVVRHPRPLLVASLMILLALSGAAATMKISYDDRKGQPPTTASNEGYQLLDRHFRKDVVITEFLVVENPVDMRTGKGLADLDEMASRISQIPGVVKISGVTRPAGTRLDQAQLSWQNRQIGDKMAGAVADGNSRRDDLAKLTDGANQLANGLAQLDTSVRTALKPLGPVLTQAQSAGQDFQRFAPLLHQLSATSPSIDNAIQAGPGIRPLAERTQGAIDTLNPLVDLLNGSPWCVTTPQCAQIRDQVQILVALRNNGFFSQVAALGDRYDPATNATVTGTIADVQTAVNAMNKAFGALGKPADLAANITRLQDGISQLASGSRALADGVKTLADSNIEMLSGMSQIATQLQNSSRASAGSDAASGFYLPADAFANRQFADVAKQFLSPDGKTARFAVETSNDPYSVEAMDLARQMTQVADGARPNTSLANATISVAGFPAVNSDIQRLLSSDFIQLAIATLVIVGLILVVLLRALVAPLYLLGTVVLNYLASLGIGVIVFQWILGHEIAWPVPLLAFIILVAVGADYNMLLVSRLREESGSNLRIGVLRTVATTGSVITSAGLIFAASMFGLMIGSVAIMIETGLIIGCGLLLDTFLVRTLTVPAIATLLRERSWWPQRLATRPRTAAPSRYRPTVDVGA, from the coding sequence GTGGCTGATGATGTCCACGGTGTCGGGACCGTTTCTCGACGCGTCCGTCTTGCCGACCCCGCAGCGTCGCCGGAATACAGTGCGCGGCTGGCCAGGCTTGCCGCCTTCACGGTTCACCACAAGGCGCTCGTGATCGGTGGGTGGCTCGCCATTGCAGTGGTGCTAGCGCTGTTGTTCCCACAGCTCGAAACCGTTGTGCGGCGACAGTCGGTCGACCTCATTCCCCGGGACGTGCCGTCATTTCAGACTGTTGACCGCATGAGCGCTGCGTTCGGCGAGCAAGGGTCGAAGACGATGCTGTTCGTCGCCATGGAAAGCCCCGCTGGGCTGACGCAGCAGGCGCGGGATCGATACTCGAGGCTCGTCGAGCGCCTTCGAGCCGATCACGCCCACGTGCTGCTGGTGCAGGACTTGCTGGCCGATCCCGTGATGAAGGCACAAGCCGTCAGCGCAGACGGCAAAGCGTGGTTCCTACCGGTGGGGGTGGCCGGGACTCTGGGTGATCCCACTGCAGCGGAATCGGTGCAGGCAGTCCGCGCCACCGCCCAACGCGCCTTCGACGGGTCGGACATCACCGTCCGCGTGACCGGTCCCCCGGCAACCTTCAGTGACCAAATCGCTTCTGCCGAACACGATTTGCTGTTCATCTCGATCGCAACGGCCGGGTTGATCGCGTTGATCCTGCTGATGGTCTACCGGTCGTTGTTTACCGCGTTATTGCCCTTGCTAGTCATCGGGCTGAGTCTGGCCGTCGGCCGTGGTGTCTTGTCCGCATTCGGGCAGCTGGGCATGCCGGTTTCGCAGTTCACCGTGGCATTCATGACCGCGATCCTTCTCGGCGCAGGAACCGATTACACAGTCTTTTTGATCAGCCGGTACCACGAACAGCGGCGCGCCGGTACCCCTGCCGATCTCGCTGTCATTCACGCGACGGCCAGCATCGGACGAGTGATCTTCGCGTCGGCAGCTACTGTCGCCCTGGCTTTTCTGGCCATGGTCTTCGCCACGCTGAGCGTGTTCGCCGGATTGGGACCAGCGTGCGCGGTTGCCGTACTTGTGGGCTTCCTGGCTACGGTGACACTGTTGCCGCCAGTGTTGGCGTTGGCGGCCCGACGCGGTATCGGTGAACCCAAGCCCGACCGCACCCGCCGGTACTGGAACAGCGTCGCTGTGGCGGTCGTGCGTCACCCTCGGCCGTTGCTCGTTGCTAGCTTGATGATCCTCCTGGCTCTTTCCGGTGCAGCTGCCACGATGAAGATCAGCTACGACGACCGAAAAGGACAACCTCCCACCACGGCTAGCAATGAGGGCTACCAGCTCCTCGACCGACACTTTCGCAAAGACGTCGTCATCACCGAGTTCCTAGTGGTCGAAAACCCCGTCGACATGCGCACCGGGAAAGGGCTGGCCGACCTCGACGAAATGGCATCGCGCATCTCCCAGATCCCCGGCGTGGTCAAGATATCCGGAGTCACCCGTCCGGCAGGCACCCGCCTTGACCAAGCGCAATTATCGTGGCAGAACAGGCAAATCGGCGACAAGATGGCCGGTGCCGTCGCCGATGGCAATTCCCGCCGCGATGACCTCGCCAAGCTCACCGATGGAGCCAACCAACTGGCCAACGGACTCGCGCAGCTCGACACATCTGTACGGACCGCACTGAAACCATTAGGCCCAGTGCTCACCCAAGCACAGTCCGCCGGCCAGGACTTCCAACGGTTTGCCCCACTTCTGCACCAACTCTCAGCGACCAGCCCCAGTATCGACAACGCAATACAAGCCGGCCCAGGCATCCGCCCGCTGGCCGAACGCACACAAGGCGCCATCGACACCTTGAACCCGCTCGTCGACCTGCTCAATGGGTCACCCTGGTGCGTCACAACTCCCCAATGCGCTCAAATCCGCGACCAGGTCCAGATCCTGGTTGCTCTGAGAAACAACGGATTCTTCTCCCAGGTCGCCGCGCTGGGTGACCGCTACGACCCCGCCACCAACGCCACCGTAACCGGCACCATCGCCGACGTTCAGACTGCCGTCAATGCCATGAACAAGGCATTCGGCGCGCTGGGAAAGCCCGCCGATCTCGCGGCCAACATCACCCGGCTACAAGACGGCATCAGCCAGCTCGCCTCCGGTTCCCGCGCGCTGGCCGATGGGGTAAAGACGCTGGCGGACAGCAATATTGAGATGCTATCCGGTATGAGCCAAATCGCCACCCAGCTTCAGAACTCGTCTCGCGCGTCCGCGGGTTCGGATGCCGCGTCCGGCTTCTACCTGCCCGCAGACGCCTTTGCGAACCGCCAATTCGCCGACGTCGCAAAGCAGTTCCTGTCACCCGATGGGAAAACGGCGCGATTCGCAGTGGAGACCAGCAACGATCCCTACAGCGTCGAAGCGATGGACCTTGCCCGCCAGATGACCCAAGTCGCCGATGGAGCCAGGCCGAACACCTCGCTGGCGAACGCCACGATCTCTGTCGCCGGCTTCCCCGCGGTCAATTCTGATATCCAGCGTCTGCTCTCGTCCGACTTCATCCAACTTGCCATCGCCACCCTGGTCATCGTTGGACTCATCCTGGTGGTGCTACTGCGCGCGCTCGTGGCACCGCTGTATCTCCTTGGCACCGTGGTGCTGAACTACCTCGCCTCACTCGGCATCGGAGTCATCGTTTTCCAATGGATACTCGGTCATGAAATCGCCTGGCCTGTACCGCTATTAGCCTTCATCATTCTGGTGGCAGTCGGTGCCGACTACAACATGTTACTGGTATCGCGACTGCGGGAGGAGAGCGGCAGCAATCTGCGTATCGGCGTTCTACGGACGGTCGCCACCACAGGCTCGGTCATCACCTCCGCCGGCCTGATCTTCGCCGCGAGCATGTTCGGCTTGATGATCGGCTCGGTCGCGATCATGATCGAGACCGGCCTCATCATTGGCTGCGGACTGCTGTTGGATACTTTCCTGGTCCGGACGCTGACCGTACCCGCCATCGCTACTTTGCTGCGCGAACGGAGCTGGTGGCCACAACGTCTCGCCACTAGACCAAGGACTGCGGCACCGTCGCGATACCGCCCGACAGTCGACGTCGGCGCGTGA
- a CDS encoding TetR/AcrR family transcriptional regulator produces the protein MATKSLRWGASAAADGRSGRDRLLDAAERCLEVQGLAGTTMEDIARNAGVSRATVYRYFASREAVISGVIIRATEEYLRRMEPRLSGHSDLGSAIVDFIDHTVIAARRRPIIGVLFGSDRELAGVGLAEGTSTMLFELVTEFLRPLFATHWNQLAPGVSVDDAAEWILRTVLSLLTVRGPRDRSRDGLRTYLQRLLLPAIVSGQDAT, from the coding sequence GTGGCGACAAAGTCATTGCGCTGGGGCGCGTCCGCTGCGGCGGATGGGAGATCAGGGCGCGACCGATTGCTCGACGCCGCTGAGCGCTGCCTTGAGGTGCAGGGTCTCGCAGGCACCACTATGGAGGACATCGCCAGAAATGCCGGTGTGTCACGGGCGACGGTTTACCGGTACTTCGCGAGTCGCGAGGCCGTGATCTCTGGGGTCATCATTCGCGCCACCGAAGAATACCTACGCCGGATGGAACCGCGGTTGTCCGGCCATAGTGACTTAGGTTCTGCGATCGTTGATTTCATCGATCACACTGTGATTGCGGCCCGCCGAAGGCCCATCATCGGCGTCCTATTCGGCAGCGATCGTGAACTCGCGGGTGTGGGCCTTGCCGAGGGAACATCGACCATGCTTTTCGAACTCGTCACCGAGTTTCTTCGGCCTCTCTTCGCGACGCACTGGAACCAGTTGGCGCCCGGGGTCTCCGTTGATGACGCCGCGGAATGGATACTTCGCACCGTGCTGAGTCTGCTCACCGTTCGTGGCCCAAGGGATCGAAGCAGAGACGGACTGCGCACCTATCTGCAACGTCTTCTTCTACCCGCAATCGTCTCTGGCCAAGACGCAACGTGA
- a CDS encoding DUF6188 family protein has product MHTQWIEQRTVQRVSLREGLVLSLDDYNELVIARPMRLTLPAIGSHPSEEVLIDPARVSAQERPLLDLAGAVCTRAWCDDEGALHLGFSRGHCIDVDPDSHETAWELYGKRHGYMACLPHGRVRVVRHDLVDDETDGAAN; this is encoded by the coding sequence ATGCATACGCAGTGGATCGAACAGCGCACCGTCCAGCGAGTTTCGTTGCGAGAAGGCCTGGTTCTGAGTCTCGACGACTACAACGAACTCGTCATCGCGCGGCCCATGAGGCTGACCTTGCCGGCGATCGGGTCGCATCCGTCCGAAGAAGTGCTTATCGATCCCGCCCGGGTGTCGGCTCAGGAGCGTCCACTACTCGATTTGGCCGGCGCAGTGTGCACACGGGCCTGGTGCGATGACGAGGGGGCGCTGCATTTGGGCTTCTCCCGCGGGCATTGCATCGATGTCGATCCCGACAGCCACGAGACGGCGTGGGAGCTGTACGGCAAACGGCATGGCTACATGGCTTGCCTCCCGCATGGACGTGTGCGCGTCGTTCGCCATGACCTGGTCGATGACGAAACTGACGGTGCTGCAAATTGA